One region of Flavobacterium sp. KACC 22763 genomic DNA includes:
- a CDS encoding carbohydrate kinase family protein has protein sequence MSNDKKLKAVAFGEVLWDIFGNEKKIGGAPLNVALRMKALGVDSNMISCVGNDADGEAIINEVNKLGLDTNTILKSDYFPTGLVHVTLDKSKSATYEILYPSAWDKIILNEEARELVVNSDVLIYGSLVCRDQVSREALEELLNTHTYKVFDVNLRKPHYDYEILQHLMQSANFIKFNDEEIMEISAALDSPYHTLEENMNFICSLTNATAICVTRGKDGALLLWDKHLYENEGYTVKVEDTVGAGDSFLGALVTSLLNGKEPQAALNFACATGALVAGSAGGNPKISIFDIENLINKN, from the coding sequence ATGAGCAACGACAAAAAACTAAAAGCTGTCGCTTTCGGAGAAGTACTTTGGGATATTTTTGGTAATGAAAAAAAAATTGGCGGAGCGCCTTTGAATGTTGCGCTGCGCATGAAAGCCTTAGGCGTTGATTCTAATATGATCAGCTGCGTAGGAAATGATGCAGATGGAGAAGCTATTATAAATGAAGTCAACAAATTAGGCTTAGACACCAATACTATTCTAAAATCTGATTATTTCCCTACTGGTTTAGTACATGTTACACTAGACAAAAGCAAATCGGCTACTTATGAAATTCTTTATCCTTCGGCTTGGGACAAGATTATTCTTAACGAAGAAGCAAGAGAATTAGTAGTAAATTCAGATGTTTTAATTTACGGAAGCTTGGTTTGTAGAGACCAAGTTTCACGAGAAGCTTTAGAAGAATTGCTTAACACTCATACATATAAAGTTTTTGATGTAAACCTTCGAAAACCGCATTATGATTACGAAATCCTACAGCATTTAATGCAGTCCGCAAATTTCATCAAATTTAATGATGAAGAGATTATGGAAATTAGCGCTGCTTTAGATTCCCCATACCACACTTTAGAGGAAAACATGAACTTCATTTGCTCTTTAACCAATGCTACAGCAATTTGTGTTACAAGAGGAAAAGATGGCGCTTTATTATTGTGGGATAAACATCTTTATGAAAATGAAGGCTATACCGTAAAAGTTGAAGATACTGTTGGCGCTGGAGATTCTTTCTTAGGCGCGTTGGTCACTTCACTTTTAAACGGAAAAGAACCACAAGCTGCTCTAAATTTTGCCTGTGCAACTGGCGCTTTAGTAGCTGGATCGGCCGGTGGAAATCCTAAAATTTCAATATTTGATATTGAGAATTTAATTAATAAAAATTAA